A single window of Paenibacillus sp. SYP-B4298 DNA harbors:
- a CDS encoding CgeB family protein, with the protein MAKTAKQSIRDIRPRRRRVSPFEQGQRDGMATGWDHGYWFGQCEAVIQKTIRPVVPRDIHLMYVSSGKGQPYAPIDEAIIASLSAVVTHITVTDALQDVATLAKERRPDLVLVLDGLTLDPTHAQEMRAAGIRTAIWFTDDPYYTDVTAGIAQHYDHVFTLERNCVEFYQQHGCQSVHYMPLGFFPQIFRPRNPDRGRRRDICFVGTAYWKRIEFFHQLTDYLGSKNSLISGIWWDRLPSYAQLASKIELDRWMGAPETAETYNGAKIVINMHRAHDDETFNNNSAGIMAASLNPRTFEIAGCGTLQLTDVRSDMEQFFVPGEEIVTYSSPQEFIEKSEYYLQNEGERRRIALNALYRTMRDHTYERRLESMLGALFG; encoded by the coding sequence ATGGCTAAAACTGCAAAGCAATCGATAAGAGACATTCGTCCGAGAAGGAGAAGGGTATCTCCATTTGAGCAGGGTCAGCGAGATGGAATGGCGACAGGATGGGATCATGGCTATTGGTTCGGACAGTGCGAGGCGGTCATCCAGAAGACGATTCGGCCTGTTGTACCCAGAGACATCCACCTCATGTACGTCTCGTCAGGCAAGGGGCAACCGTATGCGCCTATTGATGAAGCCATCATCGCTTCCTTGTCGGCGGTCGTAACCCATATTACCGTTACAGATGCGCTGCAGGATGTTGCGACGCTCGCCAAGGAGAGGCGACCTGATCTGGTGTTGGTGCTGGATGGTCTGACGCTTGATCCCACCCATGCGCAGGAGATGCGTGCTGCCGGGATTCGCACAGCGATCTGGTTCACGGATGATCCCTATTACACCGATGTGACTGCTGGTATTGCACAGCACTATGATCATGTCTTTACACTGGAGCGCAATTGCGTCGAATTTTATCAGCAACACGGCTGCCAGAGCGTCCACTATATGCCGCTTGGTTTCTTCCCTCAGATATTCCGGCCACGCAATCCCGACCGTGGGCGCAGAAGAGACATCTGCTTCGTCGGTACTGCGTACTGGAAGCGGATCGAGTTCTTCCATCAGCTTACAGATTATCTAGGCTCCAAAAACTCCCTCATCTCCGGCATCTGGTGGGATCGTCTGCCCAGCTATGCTCAGCTTGCCTCCAAGATCGAGCTGGATCGCTGGATGGGGGCGCCGGAGACAGCAGAGACCTACAACGGAGCGAAAATTGTCATTAATATGCACAGGGCACATGATGATGAGACCTTCAATAACAACTCGGCTGGCATCATGGCTGCCTCACTGAATCCGCGTACCTTCGAGATCGCAGGCTGCGGCACGCTGCAACTGACCGATGTACGCAGCGACATGGAACAGTTCTTCGTCCCTGGTGAAGAGATTGTTACGTATTCTTCGCCGCAGGAATTCATAGAGAAGTCGGAATATTATTTGCAGAATGAAGGCGAACGTCGCCGCATTGCACTCAACGCCCTGTATCGCACCATGCGCGACCATACGTATGAGCGAAGACTGGAGTCAATGCTGGGCGCTCTGTTCGGGTAA
- a CDS encoding glycosyltransferase family 4 protein: MTTHRPVLLAFSHICGSDVITGAEKLLLFMLRELQGTYQCRLVVPEEGLLSRKAHKYGIETIHLPVPIQPVLYMTAPDIGQQMAQLKQLAVWPALLSLLHIQQPQMVLVNTCVHPLPAMAAKALNIPTVWAMMETVQETPHTDQSASFIYHHADWILGISASTLRPFHAAGLADKTMIVYPSWEMEDYQPHTWGEHRVNKRAELGLHDGHQVIGYVAASIYASKGFDHFMNMAVQIALRHPKAMFVVAGTSADAGYVEAGWDQARAAGMMDRFRRVPFEPSIQRLYPALDMLVVPSVVHEGFGMTALEGLLFGKPVVAYEAGGLGEIMHLTGNEKNLVPLGSVDGLIKRVSKLLDDEKLMVQIGMRNAYNAPAVFGIAAYRRRLSAFLDVLATRGYTPLRLVRASQPTVYLLEAGRLRPFASEHAFLAHGYSFSDVRQVSDELLDSFPQGEVIAEPEGKKAQSGNGQPAHVPEAGRQPGNGKRRRPRKPSSRRRRRKGTARRARRRSSSVRRAGSGKRGRKGRARSAK; this comes from the coding sequence ATGACAACACATCGACCAGTCTTGCTCGCTTTCTCTCACATATGCGGTTCCGATGTGATTACAGGCGCGGAGAAGCTGCTGCTGTTCATGCTGCGCGAGCTGCAAGGCACGTATCAATGCAGACTTGTAGTGCCCGAGGAAGGGCTGCTCTCCAGGAAGGCACACAAATATGGCATAGAGACGATTCATCTGCCGGTGCCGATCCAGCCTGTGCTCTACATGACCGCTCCAGATATAGGCCAGCAGATGGCTCAGCTCAAGCAACTGGCAGTCTGGCCTGCTCTTCTCTCGCTGCTCCATATTCAGCAGCCGCAGATGGTTCTCGTCAATACCTGCGTGCACCCACTGCCTGCAATGGCTGCCAAGGCGCTTAATATTCCGACGGTGTGGGCGATGATGGAGACCGTTCAGGAGACGCCGCATACGGATCAGTCCGCTTCCTTCATCTACCATCACGCCGACTGGATTCTGGGTATCTCTGCCTCTACGCTGCGTCCCTTTCATGCTGCCGGGCTGGCCGACAAGACGATGATCGTGTATCCGTCCTGGGAGATGGAGGATTATCAGCCTCATACGTGGGGAGAACACCGGGTTAACAAGCGAGCAGAGCTGGGGCTTCATGATGGCCATCAGGTCATCGGGTATGTAGCCGCCTCCATCTATGCCAGCAAGGGCTTTGATCACTTCATGAACATGGCGGTGCAGATCGCGCTCCGCCATCCCAAAGCGATGTTCGTGGTAGCGGGAACTTCCGCTGATGCCGGGTATGTGGAGGCGGGATGGGATCAGGCGAGGGCAGCGGGCATGATGGATCGTTTTCGGCGAGTACCATTTGAGCCGAGCATCCAGCGACTCTATCCGGCATTGGATATGCTGGTTGTTCCCAGCGTCGTCCATGAAGGGTTCGGTATGACCGCGCTGGAGGGGCTGCTGTTCGGCAAGCCGGTCGTCGCTTATGAGGCGGGTGGGCTGGGCGAGATTATGCATCTGACAGGCAATGAGAAAAATCTAGTTCCACTGGGATCAGTCGATGGCCTGATCAAGCGGGTATCGAAGCTGTTGGATGACGAGAAGCTGATGGTGCAGATCGGGATGCGCAATGCGTACAATGCGCCTGCGGTGTTCGGCATTGCGGCTTATCGCAGAAGGCTCTCTGCCTTCTTGGATGTCCTGGCGACAAGAGGCTATACCCCGCTTCGCCTTGTTCGAGCATCGCAGCCTACGGTCTATCTGCTTGAGGCAGGTAGACTGCGGCCCTTCGCTTCCGAGCACGCCTTTCTCGCTCATGGCTACTCCTTCTCAGATGTACGTCAGGTGAGTGACGAATTGCTTGATAGCTTCCCGCAGGGAGAGGTCATCGCTGAGCCGGAGGGCAAGAAAGCGCAGAGCGGGAACGGACAACCCGCCCATGTCCCTGAAGCCGGGAGACAGCCTGGTAATGGCAAACGCCGCAGGCCCCGCAAGCCTTCCTCCCGTCGCAGGCGCCGCAAGGGAACGGCCCGTAGGGCGCGCCGCAGAAGCTCATCTGTTCGCAGAGCAGGATCGGGGAAGAGGGGGCGTAAGGGAAGGGCGCGCTCGGCCAAATAA
- the wecB gene encoding non-hydrolyzing UDP-N-acetylglucosamine 2-epimerase has protein sequence MKIATILGTRPEIIRLSLIIPKLDQLAGKHILIHTGQNHAAALSDVFFEELGLRNPDYLLETHQPTLGGQLAVMFGEIERILTFEQIELVLLLGDTNSALNAIIAERLGIPVVHMEAGNRCFDLRVPEEKNRKVIDAISSINMPYTEYSKGNLLREGFPPQRIVVTGNPIYEVLEHYKTPIAASDILERLGLQPQHYLLVTAHRAENVDQPEHLAAIMEGINRAAEETGLPAICSVHPRTRSKLNSMAAKVKLHPLVQLHEPFGFFDFVKLEQYALCAITDSGTVQEECCIFHVPTVTIRNTTERPETIDCGSNVVAGLQPSRIVQAVKAMTALPAAWEPPSGYLAQDVSDKVVKFVLGGKWNV, from the coding sequence TTGAAGATTGCGACCATATTGGGGACACGTCCTGAAATCATAAGGCTGAGTCTGATTATCCCCAAGCTTGATCAGTTGGCTGGAAAGCATATTCTGATTCACACCGGACAGAATCATGCAGCCGCTTTGAGCGATGTGTTTTTCGAGGAGCTGGGTCTTCGCAATCCGGACTATCTGCTGGAAACCCATCAGCCGACGCTGGGCGGTCAATTGGCGGTTATGTTCGGGGAGATCGAGCGAATATTGACATTCGAGCAAATCGAGCTGGTGTTGCTGCTGGGGGATACGAACAGTGCGCTCAATGCCATTATTGCCGAACGGCTCGGTATTCCGGTTGTTCACATGGAGGCGGGTAACCGCTGCTTTGATCTGCGAGTGCCGGAGGAAAAGAACCGCAAGGTCATCGATGCCATCTCCAGCATTAATATGCCCTATACCGAATACAGCAAGGGCAATCTGCTGCGCGAAGGCTTTCCCCCGCAGCGCATCGTGGTGACCGGCAATCCGATCTATGAGGTGCTGGAGCATTACAAGACGCCGATTGCCGCAAGCGATATTCTGGAACGACTTGGATTGCAACCGCAGCACTATCTGCTCGTCACGGCGCATCGCGCCGAGAATGTGGATCAGCCGGAGCATCTGGCTGCCATTATGGAAGGCATTAATCGTGCTGCCGAGGAGACTGGGCTGCCGGCTATATGCAGTGTTCATCCTCGTACCCGTTCCAAACTGAACAGCATGGCAGCGAAGGTGAAGCTTCATCCGCTCGTTCAATTGCATGAGCCCTTCGGATTTTTCGATTTTGTCAAGCTGGAGCAGTATGCGCTGTGCGCCATCACGGATAGCGGCACCGTGCAGGAGGAATGCTGCATCTTCCATGTGCCGACCGTCACGATCCGCAACACGACAGAGCGGCCGGAGACGATAGACTGCGGCAGTAACGTAGTGGCCGGATTGCAGCCCTCGCGTATCGTGCAGGCTGTCAAGGCGATGACCGCGCTGCCCGCTGCTTGGGAGCCGCCATCAGGCTATCTGGCGCAGGATGTATCGGATAAGGTAGTCAAATTCGTGCTTGGAGGGAAATGGAATGTTTGA
- a CDS encoding polysaccharide biosynthesis protein encodes MFEQQTILVTGGTGSWGYELVRQLLPQNPKKIIIFSRNESSQVAMSRMFEDSRLSFCIGDIRDKEAVTKACEGVDYVFHLAALKHVPVCEEQPYEALKTNVIGTQHVIDAAIAAEVKRVIYISTDKAANPSNFYGMTKAIGEKLIVYANLLRTNTKFVCVRGGNVLGTNGSVVHLFMNQIQHKNQVRITDKRMTRFFLTLEEAIVLLFKASETSLGGEIYVMTMPTCRITDLAEVLMESMGKQVEMVETGIRPGEKLHEILLTEFESKSTVVYDEQYLVIMPALTIPGLKEHYSHCPPVDFDSFCSSEGVMNKDDIRAMLIQGGFLP; translated from the coding sequence ATGTTTGAACAACAGACAATTTTGGTTACAGGAGGGACAGGATCATGGGGTTATGAGCTGGTACGCCAGCTATTGCCGCAAAATCCAAAGAAGATTATTATCTTCTCGCGCAATGAATCCAGCCAGGTGGCGATGAGCCGTATGTTCGAGGACAGCCGCCTCAGCTTCTGCATCGGTGACATTCGGGACAAGGAAGCGGTAACCAAGGCGTGTGAGGGAGTGGATTACGTCTTCCACCTTGCCGCACTCAAGCATGTGCCGGTATGCGAGGAGCAGCCCTATGAGGCGTTGAAGACGAATGTTATCGGGACACAGCATGTGATTGATGCGGCGATTGCCGCTGAGGTGAAGCGAGTCATCTATATCTCTACGGACAAGGCTGCCAATCCATCCAATTTTTATGGCATGACCAAGGCAATTGGGGAGAAGCTGATTGTCTATGCTAATCTGCTGCGCACCAATACCAAGTTCGTCTGTGTGCGAGGCGGCAATGTGCTCGGCACCAACGGCAGCGTCGTTCATCTGTTTATGAATCAGATTCAGCACAAAAACCAGGTGCGGATTACCGACAAGCGCATGACCCGTTTTTTCCTGACGCTGGAAGAAGCAATTGTGTTGCTGTTCAAGGCATCGGAGACTAGCCTGGGTGGTGAAATCTATGTGATGACGATGCCTACTTGCCGCATTACCGACCTGGCAGAGGTGCTGATGGAATCGATGGGCAAGCAGGTGGAGATGGTGGAGACGGGGATTCGTCCGGGGGAGAAGCTGCACGAAATATTGCTGACCGAGTTCGAGAGCAAGAGCACCGTTGTCTATGATGAGCAATATCTGGTCATCATGCCGGCGCTGACGATTCCTGGGCTGAAGGAGCATTACAGCCATTGCCCGCCAGTCGATTTTGACAGCTTCTGCTCTAGCGAGGGCGTCATGAATAAGGACGACATCCGGGCGATGCTTATCCAGGGAGGCTTCCTGCCATGA
- a CDS encoding dTDP-4-dehydrorhamnose reductase family protein, giving the protein MKLLIIGGGGMAGHLMVRYFRSLPSYQVVYTTRQPATEGGEPFIEGRRFLDASNYEAVEALVKDERPDIIVNAVGILNGEAERHPLRAYRINGFLPHWLGYLALCCGARLIHISSDCVFSGAKGSYTEEDKPDGTSVYARSKALGELYHSPHLTLRTSIIGPEIRPHGIGLLQWFLRQQGQIQGYTRVLWNGVTTLQLAKAVQYAIEQPHLTGLVQITASETVSKHELLLLLQEHFHHHHVMIEPDDRIEIDRSLRPIRKDWQLEPVGYRVMLAELAEWMRGV; this is encoded by the coding sequence ATGAAGCTCCTTATCATCGGCGGGGGCGGGATGGCTGGGCATTTGATGGTGCGATACTTTCGCTCCCTTCCCTCCTATCAAGTCGTCTATACGACGAGGCAGCCTGCAACGGAAGGAGGCGAGCCCTTCATCGAAGGGCGCCGCTTCCTGGATGCCTCGAACTATGAGGCCGTTGAGGCGCTGGTGAAGGATGAGCGTCCAGACATTATCGTGAACGCGGTCGGCATTCTGAATGGAGAGGCTGAGAGGCATCCTCTTAGAGCTTATCGAATTAACGGTTTTTTGCCGCACTGGCTAGGGTATCTGGCTCTATGCTGCGGAGCAAGGCTGATCCATATTAGCTCGGACTGTGTCTTCTCGGGAGCCAAGGGAAGCTATACAGAGGAAGACAAACCAGATGGAACGAGTGTCTATGCCCGCTCGAAGGCGCTCGGCGAGTTATACCATAGTCCCCATCTTACCCTGCGCACATCGATTATCGGCCCGGAGATTCGTCCGCACGGCATCGGTCTGCTGCAATGGTTTTTGCGACAGCAAGGGCAGATTCAGGGCTATACCCGTGTGTTGTGGAACGGTGTCACGACGCTGCAGCTCGCCAAGGCGGTTCAGTATGCGATTGAGCAGCCGCATCTAACGGGTCTCGTACAGATTACAGCCTCGGAGACCGTCAGCAAGCACGAGCTGCTGCTGCTGCTTCAAGAGCATTTTCATCATCATCATGTAATGATTGAGCCTGATGACCGGATTGAGATTGACCGCAGCCTGCGGCCGATCCGCAAGGATTGGCAGTTGGAGCCGGTCGGCTACAGGGTGATGCTGGCTGAGCTGGCCGAATGGATGCGGGGCGTATGA
- a CDS encoding NAD-dependent epimerase/dehydratase family protein has translation MSIQGKRLLITGAGGFCGEHACRYFAAQGMQVTAVVRKRYPSQARVEDSYRLAWPSSVEGRLCELTDRGQVQKLIHSVKPDYVLHLAGLNAVGPSWEMPLNFLETNAMATAYLLEAIRIAGCSSRVLVAGSMLGFKLPRSNRAPKPAHPYGMSKTLQALLAQCWGELYGIEVMVGVPSNLVGPGRSTGLYSLLADYAIACERAQLAGDRPPAPFRLSSRNERRDFLDVRDAMAAYETMMEKGAPGGVYPIASGKLVTLGETADLFAELSLSPLQFEVGDSKAPSPAPADPSQLQALGWRPRIKLKDTVRDLLLHRRLQSMA, from the coding sequence ATGAGCATTCAGGGGAAGCGGCTGCTGATTACAGGTGCAGGAGGCTTCTGCGGCGAGCATGCCTGCCGCTATTTTGCTGCACAGGGCATGCAGGTGACGGCTGTTGTACGCAAGCGGTATCCGAGTCAGGCCCGAGTTGAAGACAGCTACCGCCTTGCATGGCCCTCATCGGTTGAGGGGCGTCTATGCGAGCTGACAGACCGGGGTCAGGTGCAAAAGCTAATTCACAGTGTTAAGCCCGATTATGTATTGCATCTGGCAGGCTTGAATGCGGTGGGTCCCTCTTGGGAGATGCCGCTGAATTTTCTGGAGACGAATGCAATGGCGACGGCCTATCTGCTGGAGGCGATTCGAATCGCTGGCTGCAGCTCGCGGGTGCTGGTTGCCGGTTCTATGCTCGGCTTCAAGCTGCCGCGCTCCAACCGTGCGCCCAAGCCCGCCCATCCCTATGGCATGAGTAAGACGCTCCAGGCCTTGCTGGCGCAATGCTGGGGGGAGCTGTATGGCATCGAGGTCATGGTAGGCGTTCCATCGAACTTGGTCGGTCCCGGACGTTCTACCGGCTTATATAGCCTATTGGCCGATTATGCTATAGCCTGTGAGCGTGCGCAGTTGGCGGGTGACCGTCCCCCTGCGCCCTTTCGACTATCCTCCCGCAATGAACGGCGCGATTTTCTCGATGTGCGAGATGCGATGGCTGCTTATGAGACCATGATGGAGAAGGGGGCGCCTGGCGGGGTATATCCGATCGCCTCCGGCAAGCTGGTGACGCTCGGGGAAACCGCTGATTTATTTGCTGAGCTGTCGCTTAGTCCATTGCAGTTTGAGGTGGGGGATTCCAAAGCGCCGTCGCCTGCTCCTGCCGATCCGTCGCAGCTCCAGGCGCTAGGCTGGCGTCCACGTATCAAGCTGAAAGATACGGTCCGCGACCTGCTGCTGCATCGGCGATTGCAATCTATGGCCTAA
- a CDS encoding glycosyltransferase, whose product MTPLVSIIIPFYNDRYITYALDSVLAQSYPFIEIIVIDDGSTRWRGLLRPYQDRIIIIRTPNRGTASALNVGLAAAKGEYIAWLSSDDCFAPNKVAIQLYVMMQARAPISCTAYDYMDADGLVTDHDICPASQPQLFYRSMIRGNPINGCTVMLHRTILNRIGNFDESLEYTQDLDYWCRILLHGVPMLVIEQSLTQYRIHPAMGTKQHEKALAKEAALVFNKYEQSLLQLIEQNFTG is encoded by the coding sequence GTGACTCCGTTGGTGTCCATCATCATCCCCTTCTATAACGATCGGTATATTACGTATGCACTGGATAGTGTGCTGGCACAGAGCTATCCATTTATCGAAATCATTGTGATTGATGACGGTTCTACACGCTGGCGCGGGCTGCTCCGTCCGTATCAAGACCGGATTATAATTATCCGCACACCTAACAGAGGAACAGCAAGCGCGCTCAATGTCGGATTAGCTGCTGCCAAGGGGGAGTATATCGCCTGGCTCAGCTCGGATGATTGTTTTGCTCCGAATAAGGTAGCAATACAGCTATATGTGATGATGCAGGCAAGGGCACCGATCAGTTGTACAGCGTATGATTATATGGATGCCGACGGCCTTGTAACAGATCATGATATCTGTCCGGCATCACAGCCGCAGCTATTCTATCGTTCCATGATTAGAGGCAATCCGATCAATGGTTGTACAGTCATGCTGCATCGTACCATCTTGAATCGAATCGGGAACTTCGATGAGTCGCTTGAATATACTCAGGACCTTGATTATTGGTGCCGTATCCTATTGCATGGGGTGCCGATGCTCGTTATAGAACAATCGTTGACTCAATATAGAATTCATCCGGCAATGGGAACCAAACAGCATGAAAAGGCGTTGGCGAAGGAAGCGGCTCTTGTCTTTAACAAGTATGAGCAGTCGTTGCTTCAGTTGATTGAACAAAATTTTACAGGATGA
- a CDS encoding glycosyltransferase, giving the protein MSIVIPFYNCPYIEQAVQSALDQTYPNIEVIVIDDGSTMHQERLIPYHQHIHYIGKGNGGTASAMNYGFQVASGKYVAWLSSDDRFVPHKIAYQTAFMEQMNAQISHTNFDIMNEYGHITSVDEGMKFGTARSFIDSFRSMCPVNGCTIMMRRGLLSELGGFNEGLRYTHDYELWIRVLLSGIDFHYINQPLTVYRRHSGMGTVRHMPAIQQELAMISAQYSAMLHHLSLSVPG; this is encoded by the coding sequence GTGTCGATTGTCATACCGTTCTATAATTGTCCCTACATTGAGCAAGCTGTTCAGAGCGCTCTGGATCAGACCTATCCGAACATCGAGGTTATCGTCATCGATGATGGCTCTACGATGCACCAGGAACGACTCATTCCCTACCACCAGCATATTCACTATATCGGCAAAGGAAATGGCGGCACCGCGAGCGCGATGAACTACGGCTTTCAGGTAGCAAGCGGCAAATATGTTGCGTGGCTCAGTTCGGATGACCGCTTCGTACCACATAAGATCGCATACCAGACAGCCTTCATGGAGCAAATGAATGCACAGATCAGCCATACCAACTTCGATATTATGAATGAGTATGGGCACATCACATCCGTCGATGAAGGGATGAAGTTCGGCACGGCTCGAAGCTTTATCGACTCATTCCGCAGTATGTGTCCGGTCAATGGCTGTACCATTATGATGCGTAGAGGGCTCCTCTCTGAACTAGGCGGGTTTAATGAGGGTCTCCGCTACACGCATGATTACGAGCTATGGATTCGAGTGCTGCTCTCCGGCATTGATTTTCATTACATTAATCAGCCACTCACCGTTTATCGGCGACACTCAGGGATGGGTACGGTACGTCATATGCCAGCCATTCAGCAGGAGCTGGCGATGATCAGCGCGCAATACAGCGCCATGCTCCACCACTTGAGCTTATCTGTTCCAGGCTAG
- a CDS encoding glycosyltransferase family 4 protein gives MKILFTYYLPSGGVDTLNRTRCRALMRAGIEAHLLYLQDGAGRQNIKDIPLFLSNLDHEIQPIIASHQYDVIMCTSDYHMLSRLRSMGYGGLLIFEAQGLGMYDQAREAMNASVPNIRSYANAAMCTPTPHLIELYQEFLPDFPRFYVQNAVDTEVFSAHPASLPPADLGSDSDGPILAWVGRMERNKNWQLFIETAAELVKTEPRLRLWMFEDANLYDPQERALFHQLTTTYQLWNRLTLRSNIPHEQMAHYFAAVGHSGGLLFSTSHVEGFGYAVAEALSCHCPVLATDSDGVRFFIEHNRTGKLIAQHISQWAAAEALELMQDAALRLQIREQGAQHIRQHFSPERYTQDMINVFRALGLPL, from the coding sequence TTGAAAATATTATTTACGTACTATCTGCCGAGCGGTGGAGTGGACACCTTAAACCGCACCCGTTGCCGCGCCCTGATGAGGGCTGGGATCGAGGCTCATCTGCTCTACCTGCAGGACGGAGCCGGCAGACAGAATATTAAGGATATTCCGTTATTCCTGTCCAACCTGGATCACGAGATTCAGCCCATTATTGCAAGTCATCAGTATGATGTTATTATGTGCACTAGCGACTATCATATGCTGTCTCGTCTACGCAGCATGGGCTATGGCGGGCTGCTCATCTTTGAGGCGCAGGGGCTCGGGATGTATGATCAGGCAAGGGAAGCGATGAATGCATCGGTTCCCAATATCCGCAGCTACGCGAATGCCGCCATGTGTACGCCCACCCCGCATCTGATCGAGCTCTATCAGGAATTTCTGCCTGACTTCCCGCGCTTCTATGTGCAGAATGCGGTGGATACGGAGGTGTTCTCCGCCCATCCCGCCTCCTTGCCGCCAGCGGATCTGGGCAGCGACTCCGATGGGCCGATACTGGCTTGGGTTGGCCGAATGGAGCGCAATAAAAACTGGCAGTTGTTCATTGAAACGGCTGCAGAGCTGGTGAAGACCGAGCCACGGCTTCGACTATGGATGTTCGAGGACGCTAATCTGTATGATCCGCAGGAACGCGCCTTGTTCCATCAACTGACCACCACGTATCAGCTATGGAATCGCCTGACCCTGCGCTCTAACATCCCGCATGAGCAGATGGCACACTATTTTGCAGCCGTCGGCCATTCAGGAGGCTTGTTATTCTCTACCTCCCATGTCGAGGGATTCGGCTACGCGGTTGCGGAGGCGCTCAGTTGCCATTGCCCCGTGCTCGCCACCGACTCGGATGGAGTACGATTCTTCATCGAGCATAACCGGACTGGCAAGCTTATTGCACAGCATATTTCCCAGTGGGCTGCAGCGGAGGCGCTGGAGCTGATGCAGGATGCAGCACTTCGCTTACAGATTCGGGAACAGGGAGCGCAGCATATTCGCCAGCATTTCTCGCCGGAGCGCTACACTCAGGATATGATAAACGTCTTTCGGGCACTGGGACTCCCACTGTAG
- a CDS encoding ketoacyl-ACP synthase III: MQRMIESARASITAIGSYVPERVLTNAHMEALVDTSHEWIVKRTGIVERRAAAADEYASDLSIAAVRDLIARYPVTLKDVDYILVATSTPDTIVPSVASRVQAAFHIKNCGVLDVQAACAGFVSALHTAAGLLASRICRKILVIGAETLTKVTDYTDRSTCILFGDGAAAVLVEAEQQDSFFATYTATEGEGGHHVYCSHLSEHIGSQPIHSTGKLIQNGREVYKWAVTRVSEGIAKLLKQQELETGDIDWFIPHSANLRMIEAICERTGITMEQTLHSLVHYGNTSAASIPLALDMGIREGKVQKDDLLLLYGFGGGLTQAALLLRWAL; the protein is encoded by the coding sequence ATGCAACGCATGATTGAGTCCGCCCGCGCATCCATCACAGCCATCGGCAGCTACGTTCCTGAGCGCGTTCTAACCAATGCTCACATGGAGGCTCTCGTTGATACCAGCCATGAATGGATTGTGAAGCGCACTGGTATTGTAGAACGGCGTGCAGCCGCAGCCGACGAGTACGCCAGCGATCTGAGCATAGCTGCTGTTCGTGATCTGATTGCCCGCTATCCAGTTACACTGAAGGATGTCGACTATATATTGGTTGCTACCTCCACCCCGGATACGATCGTGCCCAGCGTTGCCTCGCGTGTCCAGGCAGCATTTCACATCAAGAACTGTGGTGTGTTGGATGTGCAGGCCGCCTGCGCGGGCTTCGTATCTGCACTGCACACCGCTGCTGGACTGCTCGCCTCGCGCATATGCCGCAAAATTCTGGTCATCGGGGCAGAGACGCTAACCAAGGTGACCGATTATACCGATCGCTCCACCTGTATCTTATTCGGAGATGGCGCAGCGGCCGTGCTGGTCGAAGCGGAGCAGCAGGACTCCTTCTTCGCCACCTATACCGCTACCGAAGGCGAAGGCGGCCATCATGTCTACTGCTCGCATCTGTCAGAGCATATCGGCAGCCAGCCGATCCACTCCACAGGCAAGCTGATCCAGAACGGACGAGAGGTGTACAAGTGGGCTGTAACACGTGTCTCCGAAGGCATCGCCAAGCTGCTGAAGCAGCAAGAGCTTGAGACGGGCGATATTGACTGGTTCATCCCTCATAGCGCCAATCTTCGTATGATTGAAGCAATCTGCGAGCGAACGGGAATCACTATGGAGCAGACGCTGCACAGTCTGGTGCACTACGGCAACACCTCCGCTGCCTCCATCCCGCTTGCACTGGACATGGGCATACGTGAGGGTAAGGTGCAGAAGGATGATCTGCTCCTGCTGTATGGCTTTGGAGGCGGCTTGACACAGGCTGCGCTGCTGCTCAGATGGGCGCTCTAA